A stretch of Equus caballus isolate H_3958 breed thoroughbred chromosome 11, TB-T2T, whole genome shotgun sequence DNA encodes these proteins:
- the TSEN54 gene encoding tRNA-splicing endonuclease subunit Sen54, with the protein MEPGAEPAAVEVPAGRVLSARELLAARSRSQKLPQRSHGPKDFLPDGSAAQAERLRLCREELWQLLAEERVERLGSLVTAEWRPEEGFVELKSPAGKFWQTMGFSEQGRQRLHPEEALYLLECGSIQLFHQDLPLSIQEAYQLLLTEDTVTFLQYQVFSHLKRLGYVVRRFQPSSILSPYERQLNLDGSAQHLADWHGKRKRSASSRSINKKPKALENPLQGVDGTLERLAASSPPPRNQNSRCPEEKPQESSPVKGPAGPFQLLGSPEPCSVLTREGVGCRNESGKVENGVQGACKPRWNFEQISFPNMASDSRHTLLPAPAPELLPANITGRETDTKSWCQKLNQRKEKLSRREREQQAEAQHFREDVNSDPEVQRCSSWWEYKQLLQRRHLQKTQSRPPHLWDQPVTPLLSPGQADSPAAVLQQISVLQMTHLADGGAGLLEKAGGLEISFDVYQADAVASFRKNNPGKPHARMCISGFDEPVPDLCTLKRLSYQCGDVPLIFALVDHGDISFYSFRDFTLPRDLEH; encoded by the exons ATGGAGCCCGGAGCTGAGCCCGCCGCCGTGGAGGTTCCCGCCGGGCGCGTGCTCAG cgCCCGGGAGCTCCTCGCCGCCCGCTCGCGGTCCCAGAAGCTCCCCCAGCGCTCTCATGGCCCCAAGGACTTCCTCCCCGACGGCTCGGCGGCCCAGGCCGAGCGGCTGCGCCTGTGCCGCGAGGAGCTCTGGCAGCTGCTGGCCGAGGAGCGCGTGGAGCGCCT GGGCAGCTTGGTGACCGCCGAGTGGAGACCGGAAGAGGGCTTCGTGGAGTTGAAGTCTCCCGCG GGTAAATTCTGGCAGACCATGGGCTTCTCAGAGCAGGGCCGGCAGCGGCTTCACCCCGAAGAGGCCTTGTATCTGCTGGAGTGT GGTTCCATCCAGCTCTTCCACCAAGACCTGCCACTGTCTATCCAGGAGGCCTACCAGCTGCTGCTGACTGAGGACACTGTGACTTTCCTGCAGTACCAG gtctTCAGCCATCTGAAGAGACTGGGCTATGTGGTTCGACGATTCCAACCAAG CTCGATCCTGTCACCTTACGAGAGGCAGCTGAACTTGGATGGCAGTGCCCAGCACTTGGCAGATTGGCATGGCAAGAGGAAGAGGAGCGCCAGCTCTCG GTCCATTAATAAGAAGCCCAAGGCCCTGGAGAACCCCCTGCAGGGGGTGGATGGGACACTCGAGAGACTGGCAGCCTCCAGCCCACCTCCCCGCAACCAGAACAGCCGATGCCCAGAGGAGAAACCCCAGGAGTCAAGCCCTGTAAAGGGCCCAGCGGGCCCTTTTCAGCTTCTGGGGTCCCCGGAGCCCTGCTCTGTCCTgaccagggagggggtggggtgcagaAACGAGAGTGGCAAAGTAGAGAATGGGGTCCAGGGGGCTTGTAAGCCACGCTGGAACTTTGAGCAGATCTCCTTCCCCAACATGGCTTCAGATAGTCGCCACAccctcctgcctgccccagccccagagctGCTCCCCGCCAACATCACTGGGCGGGAGACAGACACCAAGTCCTGGTGCCAGAAGCTGAACCAGCGGAAGGAGAAGCTCTCCAGGCGGGAACGGGAGCAACAGGCAGAGGCCCAGCACTTCCGGGAGGATGTAAACTCGGATCCCGAGGTGCAGCGCTGCTCTAGCTGGTGGGAGTACAAGCAGCTGCTGCAGAGGCGGCACCTGCAGAAGACCCAGAGCCGCCCCCCACACCTGTGGGACCAGCCTGTCACTCCCTTGCTGAGTCCTGGCCAGGCAGACTCCCCAG CCGCAGTCCTTCAGCAGATCTCTGTGCTGCAGATGACACACCTTGCTGATGGCGGTGCCGG GCTGCTGGAGAAGGCTGGGGGCTTGGAGATCAGCTTTGATGTTTACCAGGCCGACGCTGTGGCCTCCTTCCGAAAGAATAACCCTGGCAAGCCCCATGCCCGGATGTGCATTAGTGG GTTTGATGAGCCAGTCCCAGACCTCTGCACTCTCAAGCGATTGTCCTACCAGTGTGGGGATGTTCCTCTGATCTTTGCCCTGGTGGATCATGGAGACATCTCCTTTTACAGCTTCAGGGACTTCACGCTGCCCAGGGATCTGGAACACTGA